A genomic stretch from Rubripirellula reticaptiva includes:
- the treZ gene encoding malto-oligosyltrehalose trehalohydrolase codes for MNAVDMDPASIAPTELHRILGGRPLSGDRASFCVWSPTSDRVDVHLVGSKRTVPLAKTDGGYHACVIDGVKAGDGYFYRFDGGPDRPDPASRYQPNGVHQASVVVCDSFDWTDKEWRIPPREDWVIYELHVGAFTGAGTFVSAIDRLDELVQLGVNVIELMPVADSAGRWNWGYDGVCLFAPNRNYGSPDDFRRLVDAAHMKGLAVVLDVVYNHLGPEGNYLGESGPYLSAKHHTVWGSAPNFDDPVHGEQLRRFFIANVIYWFDEFHLDGLRVDAIHCMTDTSDRHIVRDMSDAVAEWSSQTGRAGVLIAESNVHDDQMLVPTADGGCGFDAQWSDDFLHSLFAVVRPGEQLSSRSYEPGMDLDQVLRMGYVYAGTLVDQRGRRPLGDRVDTSGLIYNIQNHDFIGNHPLGQRLHQLTSLETQAAAATLLMLSPGIPMIFMGEEFACEQPFGFFVDFGDEATRQAVVEGRKREYPQHDWSGGASPIDAAAFFQSKIGPAAAGTATMRQWYQTLIATRRDWCGRGLISGDNVEIQTNVDAGLFLMRYRYQGNVGTVAVRLSDERSKSDKIEFEWEGKLILDSREESGVNENELLRNHAKVFWT; via the coding sequence ATGAATGCTGTCGACATGGATCCCGCTTCAATCGCGCCAACGGAACTTCACCGAATCTTGGGCGGACGCCCACTGTCCGGCGATCGGGCGAGCTTTTGTGTTTGGTCGCCGACTTCCGATCGGGTCGACGTTCACTTGGTGGGTTCCAAGCGAACTGTGCCCCTGGCGAAAACCGATGGTGGTTATCACGCCTGTGTGATCGACGGTGTCAAAGCCGGCGATGGCTATTTTTACCGGTTTGACGGCGGCCCCGATCGGCCCGATCCGGCTTCGCGTTATCAACCCAATGGAGTCCATCAGGCCAGTGTTGTCGTTTGCGACTCGTTCGATTGGACAGACAAAGAATGGCGAATCCCGCCTCGTGAAGATTGGGTGATTTACGAACTGCACGTCGGGGCGTTCACCGGCGCTGGTACATTTGTCAGTGCGATCGATCGATTGGACGAATTGGTCCAGTTGGGTGTGAACGTGATCGAGCTGATGCCGGTGGCGGATTCAGCCGGTCGATGGAATTGGGGGTACGACGGAGTCTGCCTATTTGCGCCCAATCGCAACTACGGTTCGCCCGACGATTTTCGCCGGCTAGTGGACGCTGCGCACATGAAAGGCTTGGCTGTTGTTTTGGATGTGGTTTACAACCACTTGGGGCCCGAAGGAAACTACTTGGGCGAATCGGGACCGTATCTTTCGGCAAAGCATCACACCGTTTGGGGATCGGCGCCTAACTTTGATGATCCGGTCCATGGCGAGCAATTGCGTCGGTTCTTCATCGCCAACGTAATTTATTGGTTCGATGAGTTTCATTTAGACGGGCTTCGCGTCGATGCGATTCACTGTATGACCGATACCAGCGATCGTCACATTGTTCGCGACATGTCCGACGCGGTCGCCGAGTGGTCATCGCAGACGGGACGCGCGGGCGTGTTGATCGCTGAATCGAACGTTCATGATGACCAGATGTTAGTGCCAACGGCCGATGGCGGATGCGGATTCGACGCGCAGTGGAGCGACGATTTTTTGCACAGCCTGTTTGCCGTCGTTCGTCCTGGCGAGCAACTTTCGTCGCGATCTTACGAACCGGGTATGGACCTGGATCAAGTGTTACGTATGGGATACGTGTACGCCGGAACGCTGGTCGATCAACGTGGTCGCCGACCGCTTGGTGATCGAGTCGACACGTCGGGTTTAATCTACAACATTCAAAACCACGACTTCATCGGCAACCATCCGCTGGGCCAACGGCTGCATCAATTAACGTCATTGGAAACGCAAGCGGCCGCGGCAACGTTGCTCATGCTTTCGCCCGGTATTCCTATGATTTTCATGGGCGAGGAATTCGCATGTGAACAGCCATTCGGTTTCTTTGTCGATTTTGGTGACGAAGCGACTCGTCAAGCTGTGGTTGAAGGTCGCAAACGCGAGTATCCACAGCATGATTGGTCGGGTGGAGCATCGCCGATCGACGCCGCCGCTTTCTTTCAATCCAAGATTGGGCCTGCCGCAGCGGGAACGGCAACGATGCGACAGTGGTATCAAACGCTAATCGCAACTCGACGAGATTGGTGTGGCCGAGGTTTGATCAGTGGTGACAACGTCGAAATTCAAACCAATGTCGACGCAGGTCTATTCTTAATGCGTTACCGTTACCAAGGAAACGTCGGAACCGTCGCGGTTCGATTGTCAGACGAGCGATCCAAAAGCGACAAGATCGAATTTGAATGGGAGGGAAAACTGATTTTGGATTCGCGAGAAGAGTCCGGTGTTAACGAAAACGAACTGTTGCGAAATCACGCGAAAGTCTTCTGGACTTGA